TGCCATGACATCCCCAATCCCCCCTCTTTCCCAGGCCGCCACGGTCACCTCGCCGCAGCTCCCTCCGGCCCTGTGGCCCCCACTGGACTTTGCCTTGGGTGCGTTGTCGTGCTGCGGGGCCTGTGTGTTCACTAACCCCCTGGAGGTGGTGAAGACGCGACTGCAGCTGCAGGGAGAGCTGCGGGCGCGGGGGACCTACCAGCGGCACTACCGCGGGGTGGTCCAGGCCCTATGGGTGGTGGGTAGAACAGATGGGCTACGCGGGCTGCAGAAGGGGCTCTCGGCTGGGCTGTTGTACCAGGGTTTGATGAACGGTGTGAGGCTGGGCTTCTACTCCTACTGTGATGCCGTGGGGATCACTGCAGCCCCTGGAGGGAGTCTGATGTCAGGAGCCATTGCCGGGGCTCTGGGTGCCTTCATCGCCTCTCCTGCCTATCTGGTGAGTAgcatgtttgttttgttgtttctctCGTAGTCAATAGCTTTGTAAAAGGTAAAGAGGTATGGAAGGCACTTGGGGTCATAATGTACATACATAACATATATAGcatctacagtatttacagtgtgACGTCCCTCCCACTCTGTGTGCTGGGATCTCCTGTTTGGTAGTCTGCTTGTTGCAGGAGGCCAGTGGGCAGAGCAAGAGGGTCGTCAGCTGATGTGGCGCACCTGGGCAGGCTTGGCCTGCAGGCTATAAAGGGAGGCCACATCAgccaacactctctctcttccctgactggcaggctggtTTCCACCACCGTATGTTTTTTTTCTGTCTGTTTTCACCATTTAACACCCTCTCCACTCatccacacactacatacactactgaTCCTACAGACGTCCACAGCTTATGTTACAttgttgtatttattattatttagtttAATACATGTATTCCTTTATACATTTAAGTCATGCGTGGTCTCCCTTTGTTGTTACAAAATATGAGCCAGGTTGTAACAACAGTGTTTACCCTACATTGTAAAAACTGATAAACAACAGCAAATTAGCTCAAAttgattttaatttaggaaatctctTCCAATGTTTCCCCACAGAATAGatagatatactgtatgttatcgtATACAAACGTAAGCAACGTTTGAattgattatgttttagtcaaatgttatatctgtttgggcttcttgccgtcaatttgcagtctacgaaatatttgtaattatgttatgGCACCCTGACCATCCGCGCAATAAAAAAtcggcccgcggctgaatctggttgatgatccctgtgttaaggacagacgctgggagacgagaagcaagtacagggagtgaccATTTAATAAACAATGGACATGAAACAGAACatggacagcgtctggacaggggaaaacaaatcgacaataatgctgacactGGGAACAATCTgagaacagacagatatagaggggcaaacaacaaagtgaaggagtccaggtgagtccaatgagcgctgatgagcgtaatgatggtgacaggtgtgtgtaatgattcCGTTCCAGAGaggcgctcgagggcgccagagCGCCACAGAGGGTGAGCTGGTACAGGCGTGACACCCTGCCCTACAGTCTGTGCCCCAATTTCACAACAAAGGCTTTTTGAGCACTCAGTGCATCATACCTTATGGAGTATAATCATAAGTGTCATAAATATTGCACCAGCCATGTTCCCTGTTATAAGAACCTGGTGCATTTGTGCAGGTACTGTAAatacaattataaactgggtggttcgagtcctgaatgctgattggttgacagccatgatatatcagaccgtataccacaggtatgacaaaacatttatttttactgctcaaattacgttggtaaccagtttataacagcaatgaggcacctcgggggtttgtggtatatggccattataccacggctaagggttgtgtccaggcactccgcgtaaGAACAGCCCTAAACCGTGGTATATACCACACCctcttgtgccttattgcttaaatctaTCAAGTCAGCCAGTTCAGCATGTTACGTATCATGTTATGTTCAGGGATGTGATTGTTACTGTGCGAAGGGCAGTGGCTTCTACAGTGGCTGTGTATTTCCCCATGCGTTCAGGCAGTTGCCCCTCACTTGAATCATTTCCCTATAATAACCCATATAATAACCCAAGGTGGCCCTCATATACTCAtgctactgttgttgttgtctaggCTGCATCTGTTGCTCAATACATCAATGAGCCGCATAATCTCTCCAGCATTCTGAAAACACTATACATATAGATATGTTTCTGAGTATCTGGGTCACTAAATATACCTGGCATGTATCCACTTCCAAGCACTACCCAAAATACTTCCCAGCACTCCCTCCTGTCCTTTTTGGCAGTGTATGAAGGTAAGTGAGACAGAATGATAGAAAGAGATTTCTGATTACACAGTATGGGAGAAAGACCAGGGAGGGCTCGGCCTCCGGAGTATGTGTGCATGTATACTGTGGGAGCCAAACTCATCTCAATAACCTAAGCAACggtcattgagagagagagagagaaagtgagagaaagaacagtgaacagtgaggaAAGACAGATGTGAAATTGAGGTCATGGGCATCCTGAAGGGGTGTGTGTGCAGAGTGCTGAAAAACTTGTACATGTTGTGTAACTAATACCAGGTGTAACCACTGAACAGTGTGTCTCTATATATTGACAGGGTTGTGCTTATTTAATTATAGGGTGATGTACTGTAGAGGCTCTCTTTGCATTGCTGTGTATGTCAAATGTGTATTCAATACATTGAAGAATCTATGTCTTATTTTTCCTCCACAGGTGAAGACACATCTGCAGGCCCAGACAGTTGAGGCCATCGCAGTGGGTCACCAGCACAACCATCAGGTGAGgggtgtatgcgtgtgtgtacatgtgtatcaCATGTGGATTCAGGACATCTGTTCCCTGTGTTCAAGACCTGCCAAtaatttgtttttgtatttgaccctttttctccccacttttgatcttgtctcattgctgcaactccccaacgggctcgggagatgaaggtcgagtcatgtgtcctccgacacatgacctgccaaaccgcgcttcttaacacccgcacggttaacccggaagccagccgtactaatgtgtcagaggaaacaccgttcacctgactactgaggtcagcctgcaggtgcccgggccgccacaaggagtcgctaaagcgcgatgagccaagtaaagcccctccatccaaacactcccctaaccggggcaacgctgggccaattgtgcaccaacctatgggactcccgatcacggccagttgtgatacagcccactatcgaacctgggtctgtagtgatgccttagaccgctgcgccactcgggatgccCCATGCCAATACATTTTTAATCATGGCTCTGATATTGCAAAAATCCTGTATTAACACCCTTTTAGTTTCAGAGGTAGGGGCAAACATGCTTTATTTTGTCTTGGTACTCCTCTCACACTTACAATaaaacagtgtttcccaaacttggtcctcgggacccaaggggtgcatgttttgttttttgtcctaacactacacagcaaaaaccaaaacatgcacctcttggggtcccgaggaccctGCAGTGAAGCTCAAGGCAATGTATAAATCTAAGGTATGCAGGTTTTCTACAGTAAAGTCAACTGGTACAATATCCCTTTGTGTTTGCCATAGGCTGAAGCAATCCAATACCCTGACACACTATCATTTGTGGGTAAAATGTCCACAAGTGATGTAAGTGCAGAGTTCATAAGTTAATAGTAGAAAAATGTCCATACTTCAGAGAGGGATTTCCATTTGAAAACACTTTCATGTTCAACAGCGAGAAGCACTAGGCTATATATGGTAGCCTACACATGTGGTTCGACACTTCAACTTTTCTCCCTCAAAATGTATCTGTCTTCTTCTGAATTTGCTTTACAAGCCAGTTGCCTCTAGCTACAGTTTACTCGAGCATACCTCTCCACACCTTGTGGTAAAAAGAAGCAAATCACTTTAACTGATGGAGgatcccctttccctccctcaggGGGTGTCGAGTGCCTTCGCCAATATCTACTGGCGGGAGGGCGTGGTGGGGCTGTGGAGGGGTGTGAACGGGGCTGTGCCTCGAGTCATGGTGGGATCAGCTACCCAACTGGCCACCTTCAGCTCCACCAAAGAATGGGTGGCACGCCTGCAGGTAACTATAGAAACCATGTATGCACACCCAGACTGTGTTGCCTATTGCATTACACGCCAGGTGTCACACATGCAGATGGCAATCATAGTACAGTACCAGCAGATAAGGATCGTGTTTATAGATTAGGGTTGTctgttattgtcatgcaaaatactgccggtctcacggtaattggcCGTTAATTAgcataaacatgtttagcatccCCAGGCCTCCACTCATACAAGCTTCAAACAAACCGCTGATGCACACCTTTTGAACATCTACAttgaaaaaagtataataaatcaatttaatatacaccatcacaataaatccattatttaatttAGTCACGTCTAAATAAACATTAtggtatgaagaaaatgtatttctgaAGAACAGAATAtaagttggcctactgtatgttatctggctatgctccatgCCATGGGCTGTAGGCTTCTTCATTCGCTGACAAGATATGcatgccattattttatattatatgattttagagtaagaagaatataattgaacttagctgaataaaatagaaaggatatttttgcCACTCTGGAGCGAGTGCGCATATGAAGTCGCTATGTTGAATGTacaagtgatcatttgaaacaagTCCTATAAAGTAATAGCGGGTACTATATAGTACTAGTGAGCCAAGTTAGACATTACTTACTATGCACTGAATGGAGCTGTATGCATGCTACACAGTGATGCTGAGGTAGACTTTCTAATCAACAATACCTAGCTCTTATATGGAATAAACACCATACaaaacatggtgtcagaagtcaGAACCAAATAGGTATGAACCAAATAGGTATGACAAATCAAAATATCAAAACGAAACATGGATAAATGCCCCGTAGGAAGGGATTTGCCAACTAGCTAACCAGCTACAAAACATTATAATAAAGATGGACATGGACATGAAGGGCGATACATACAACAACTGGAAATTTGTTCGAGCACAATGGGAAAACTATGAGATAGCTacaaaaaaggaagaaaaagTACGCATAGCAACCATACTAACAGCGTCTTCATATGCCTGAAGCAGAGAACTGACCCGGTAAAAATTATAGAGGCGCTACAGAAATACTTTGAGCCCTCCAGGAACGTGATCTACGAGAGTTACATGTTCAATGCTTGTCAACAAAGTCAATGTGAAACAGCAGAGCTGTACATTGCAAATCTGAGGAAACTAGCAGACACGTGAATTTGGAGCATTACGAGAGGAACTGTCTGTGGCAGGCTTGTCATAGGCACTGAAGATATAACTACGCGAGCGCGCATGCTCAGAGAACCGAACATCACACTGAACAAAGCCACTGGCGTGTCGTTCAAGTGAACAAGCACAAATGCAAATCAGGAAAATTGGTGGAGGTGCACCAGAGACTGTACATTATACATCCCATGAGGGACAAATCAAAACGCCAAACTTATGGTCGTTAACAGACAGAGTTTACAGGGGATAataacaaacatagaatgccaaaCGACTTACCCTGTCATTACGGTGGTTTAGTACATGCCAAAGCCAAATGCCCAGCATATTGTGTCACCTGTAAAGCATGTGGCAAACGAAACCACTTTGCCAGAGTTTGTAAACAAGCACAAAAACATCTTCTCAATTTATTAGAGGAAGATAATGAGTCAGATGACCAAACAACAGATGCAATGTGGTACATCTCACAGGTTAATTCTGTGGAAGATAAGGCAAAAAAAATGGTTCATTAACCTTAAGCTAGCGCCATTCAGTGATGAGCCATTGACATATAACCCGCGCCATACAATTAAATGTCAACTAGACATAGGATCAACAGTGAATGTCATAAGCTATGGGGACCTACAGCGAGACACGCAAGACGGCAATCCAGTTGTCGTAGCCAGAAAAGCTACAGTCAAGCTATATGACGGCACACTGATAAATACAACAGTAAAATGCAATCTCAAAGCAGATCATGTTGGAATAATGTTTCATATCAAAGTTCAGTTCATGGAGACATCCCAGCTTCCTCTGTTGTCAGCTGACTCAGCCTACTACATGTGAACCACAGCCATGTGTTACATCACCTCAACACCCCAAGCACCACATCCACTGATGTCATCATGACAACTGAGGAGATCGTCTCCAAGTACAAGGACGTGTTCGATGGGCTTGGCTGCCTTCCTGGAGAGCCACACCTAGAAGTAAACAATGCAGCCCGGCCTGTGCAGCAGCTACCAAGACGGATACCCATTCCACTGAAGGAAAGGATCACAAAGGCCATACATTCAATTGACAATACAGACATCACCGTGGATCACCAACATTGAAACACCTGATAAACTATGAATATGCATGGGCCTCAGTGCACTCAACAAAGCCTTACTGAGATCGCACTTCCAGATGCCCACAATAGAAAATATTCTACCAGAAATATGCAACGCAAAGGTATTCTCAGTACCAAAAATGTATATTGGCAAGTCAAACTTGAGCAGCTACCTAACAACTTTCTGGACACCTATTTGGTTTGGGCACATTGACTCAGACAGAACAAAGAATATCTCTCCATTGTTTTTGCATGTAACAAGttttttattttgaccccccttttcgCCACAATTTCACctatcagactattctcaatttaattttgtctttactaatatgtacAAGTAGTTTGGCTTTAGAATGACCCGTCATCAGATGGGCAGGAACAGTGGCAGGGGGAGAAATACATGTCATCTGTATGCACTggaatagcgaatggaggccgcACGCCTTCCCGCTGGTCCGTTTTTCAGTGACGCCTGGTAGGCTACTACGGTTGTACTACTTTGGTGATTAATATGATCCAACCTAACCTATGAtcagctgagaaataaatataagaACACTTATTTCACTCCACTCATCAACCACTATTTGCGGCGCATGCTCTCGCTGCGCGACAGGCGATATTCCGCCCTAACTCTGAATGTCATGGGAtctacaaccctgttcctgcagtgCTTAATTTTATAAACCAAGCGAAATCTGTTCGGAAACATTGATAGTAtgcaaacatgttttcacaatgAAACATATTAAACTGAACTACTGACAGCCCCACTGCACGCTCGATTAAGAAATAAAGAAGAAagaggagatggaaacgcatgGTGGTGAAATATTCTGTATAGCCACCCCAttaattataaaaaatatattttttaaatgccctattactaggctattcaaaatcaaataaaaatgaatTATAATTGTAAGCTACCTGTAAGccgccctgcacaatcaatgaaccaacagcattgcctacattctctcccagactcatggatataCATGTTGGAgtgtagcataaggtaaccagtccatccagtatggaTAATAATACAGTCTACACTCAACGGCGATTACTCAAATTTGTTTCATTTTGGAGTAAGGCTAGACaaattatgtaccaaagacatcttaaatcagttgtgttttatgttttctGCCATGCGTAATATgcggtaggctatgtattgtataagtCACactcattaaaaaatatataattgggCTTATACGCTTATGCATATGGAtgttttgaatgaatcatcaccATAGAAAGCTCTGTCCATTTcgttgttaggctttgaaacaacatccacaacgaccatgttttacactcagtttcaacctgctgttgaaacttttttcttcaaattgatcatcacgGCGAGGGGAGTTGTAAAAGCAGgatactgttttgatgatgtgTTTGAAGTGATTTTCGATTGCAtgtgcattgatgtcagagtggttagagggaaagtagagccctgagtaccaggccattagcgaccTGGTGGTCATTAgcaagttgggtactaccaaagcatgtccagagtgcTAAAAGGAGAATGCCGTGACTCAATAGCCACGTGGAATTTTACTgcagtcatgactcatgactgtcGGTGTGGCCATAATACAGTGACCAGTCCTAATCCAGAACGATTGATTGTTTCTGAGTTGATTGTTCTTTTACAAGGTACATATGATACAAGAAGCCAACAAGATATGAATAATCTGGCACCCCTACCTTTAGTTgatttctctctgtgtctttgtagtgGTACAGTCCAAACAGCTGGCTGGTTGCCTTGACAGCTGCCTGTATCAGTGGAGTAGCAGTGACAATCACCATGACCCCGTTTGATGTCATCAGCACCCGCCTCTACAACCAGCCAGTGGATGAGCATCATA
This is a stretch of genomic DNA from Oncorhynchus mykiss isolate Arlee chromosome 7, USDA_OmykA_1.1, whole genome shotgun sequence. It encodes these proteins:
- the LOC110528406 gene encoding solute carrier family 25 member 34 isoform X1: MTGTQLLNYPATDSPFRSPNSHSIQLHSVAMTSPIPPLSQAATVTSPQLPPALWPPLDFALGALSCCGACVFTNPLEVVKTRLQLQGELRARGTYQRHYRGVVQALWVVGRTDGLRGLQKGLSAGLLYQGLMNGVRLGFYSYCDAVGITAAPGGSLMSGAIAGALGAFIASPAYLVKTHLQAQTVEAIAVGHQHNHQGVSSAFANIYWREGVVGLWRGVNGAVPRVMVGSATQLATFSSTKEWVARLQWYSPNSWLVALTAACISGVAVTITMTPFDVISTRLYNQPVDEHHSGRLYQGFSDCLVKVCRTEGVLGLYKGMGPVFFRLCPHTILSMLFWDLMRQRAFQDAQNQS
- the LOC110528406 gene encoding solute carrier family 25 member 34 isoform X2, whose product is MFTEVVWLCRERKQREERNTTRAATVTSPQLPPALWPPLDFALGALSCCGACVFTNPLEVVKTRLQLQGELRARGTYQRHYRGVVQALWVVGRTDGLRGLQKGLSAGLLYQGLMNGVRLGFYSYCDAVGITAAPGGSLMSGAIAGALGAFIASPAYLVKTHLQAQTVEAIAVGHQHNHQGVSSAFANIYWREGVVGLWRGVNGAVPRVMVGSATQLATFSSTKEWVARLQWYSPNSWLVALTAACISGVAVTITMTPFDVISTRLYNQPVDEHHSGRLYQGFSDCLVKVCRTEGVLGLYKGMGPVFFRLCPHTILSMLFWDLMRQRAFQDAQNQS